One Denticeps clupeoides chromosome 3, fDenClu1.1, whole genome shotgun sequence DNA window includes the following coding sequences:
- the lmnb1 gene encoding lamin-B1, with amino-acid sequence MATATSTPAGQRISTRTGSTPLSPTRISRLQEKEELKNLNDRLAVYIDKVRSLESENSVLHLQISEKEEVRSRELTGLKSLYETELADARRSLDDTAKERARLQIELGKTRSDHDQLLHNCVKKDADLLGTQARLKDVEALLNTKEASLATAVSEKKNLEATLIDLQSQIQELDAGLASAKKQLGDETLLRVDLENRCQSLVEELEFRKNMFEEEIKETRRRHETRLVEVDSGRAIEYEFKLQQALVDMRQQHDEQVKLYKDEMEQTYVAKLENVRLASEMNSSSASMAREELRESSLRMESLAAQLASLQKETRGWQDRINELEAALAHERDTSRRLLGEKDREITEIRAKMQQQLDEYEQLLDVKLALDMEINAYRKLLEGEEERLKLSPSPSSRVTVSRASSSRSVRTARGKRKRVDVEESEASSSVSIAHSASATGNVCFDELDVDGKFIRLHNTSDQDQAMVGYEMTRTIGDTTATYKFTPKYVLKAGQKVTIWASNAGVSSSPPTDLVWKGQSSWGTGEDVKVVLMDPQGEEVAFRSTVFKTTTGEEQGVDEEDDEGVEVIEEDLFHQQGDPRAAKRGCSIM; translated from the exons atgGCGACGGCAACTTCGACCCCGGCCGGGCAGAGAATAAGCACCCGCACCGGCAGCACGCCGCTGAGCCCCACGCGGATATCCCGGCTGCAGGAGAAGGAAGAGCTGAAGAACCTGAACGACCGCCTGGCCGTCTACATCGACAAGGTCCGCAGCCTCGAGTCGGAGAACAGCGTGCTCCACCTGCAGATCTCCGAgaaggaggaggtgaggagCCGGGAGCTGACCGGCCTCAAGTCCCTGTACGAGACGGAGCTCGCCGACGCGAGGAGGTCGCTGGACGACACGGCCAAGGAGCGCGCCCGGCTGCAGATCGAGCTGGGCAAGACCAGGTCGGACCACGACCAGCTGCTGCACAA CTGTGTAAAGAAGGATGCTGACCTGTTGGGAACGCAGGCCCGTCTGAAGGATGTAGAAGCTCTGTTGAACACTAAGGAGGCATCTCTGGCCACTGCAGTGTCTGAGAAGAAGAACTTGGAGGCCACTCTAATTGACCTTCAGAGCCAGATCCAAGAG CTGGATGCTGGCCTGGCCTCTGCCAAGAAGCAGCTGGGCGATGAGACTCTGCTGCGCGTGGACCTGGAGAACCGCTGCCAGAGTCTCgtggaggagctggagttccgcaaaaacatgtttgaagAG GAGATTAAGGAGACGCGGCGCAGACACGAGACTCGTCTGGTGGAGGTGGACTCCGGCCGGGCGATCGAGTACGAGTTCAAACTGCAGCAGGCCCTGGTCGATATGAGGCAGCAGCACGACGAGCAGGTCAAACTCTACAAGGATGAGATGGAGCAGACTTATGTGGCCAAG CTGGAGAACGTGCGCCTGGCGTCAGAGATGAACAGCTCTTCAGCCAGCATGGCCCGGGAGGAGCTCAGAGAGTCGTCCCTTCGTATGGAGAGCCTGGCTGCCCAGCTGGCCAGTCTGCAGAAGGAG acgCGTGGCTGGCAGGATCGCATCAACGAGCTGGAAGCTGCGCTCGCTCACGAGAGGGACACCAGCCGCCGGCTGCTGGGAGAGAAAGATCGGGAGATTACTGAGATCAGAGCAAagatgcagcagcagctggatGAGTATGAGCAACTGCTCGATGTCAAGCTTGCCCTAGACATGGAGATCAACGCCTACCGCAAACTcctggagggagaggaggagag GCTGAAGTTGTCTCCCAGTCCTTCCTCTCGCGTGACCGTGTCACGCGCCTCCTCGTCCCGCAGCGTGCGCACCGCACGGGGCAAGAGGAAGCGCGTGGATGTGGAGGAGTCTGAGGCCAGCAGCAGCGTCAGCATTGCCCACTCTGCCTCTGCTACCGGCAATGTCTGCTTTGATGAGTTGGATGTGGATGGAAAGTTCATTCGGCTGCATAACACCTCGGAtcag GATCAGGCAATGGTTGGCTATGAAATGACCAGGACCATTGGTGACACCACAGCCACCTACAAGTTTACTCCTAAATATGTTCTGAAGGCTGGACAGAAAGTCACT ATCTGGGCCTCCAATGCTGGTGTGAGCTCCAGTCCCCCAACTGACCTTGTATGGAAGGGGCAGAGTTCATGGGGAACCGGTGAGGATGTGAAGGTTGTGCTGATGGACCCTCAAGGAGAG GAAGTGGCTTTTAGAAGCACAGTCTTCAAGACCACTACAGGAGAAGAGCAAGGAGTGGATGAGGAGGACGATGAAGGTGTGGAGGTTATTGAGGAAGATCTGTTTCATCAGCAG GGAGATCCACGTGCTGCCAAGAGGGGATGTTCCATCATGTGA